Proteins encoded within one genomic window of Candidatus Hydrogenedentota bacterium:
- a CDS encoding right-handed parallel beta-helix repeat-containing protein: MRTPRRFCSLLLCALAAWWPSVSPGAEEGAQPAATMDMPLQQLVDAHPGEMLFIPAGIYAISETLRIHAGGTGLWGPGTIVQTDDDQDIISIDDVSGVRIEGLTLTRSEGNREVLRHGLVARRCRNIEFRNVRLLDNHSTSGTICLENCQDAVVSGCTVRNYKRIGIDDRTANELYGYAFRVIDGTGILVTAGQNISIDSNRVIEDRLFPTAETKEAHKLGFLTEGRQPTKKGRLAPPGDYANNWHQGSAIVVTSPEQTSHIIVSNNQIQNAAQGINLHADHVTCTGNDIDHAFIGIKCMHGSRNVIIANNNISHMDLWGLIMMPGTSSHPAEPATDTQPARGANFTRGNIIANNIFSDFGFGYEHFNWKDSVSGVISLESGQLPENPVMTDVIIQGNIVYDTSKEGEIRDGERLQEPPRYEYAVFISDNPRPERLTFIGNIFQPGSRGVSNIPLEEFGE; this comes from the coding sequence ATGAGAACGCCCCGCCGATTTTGTTCGCTGTTGCTGTGCGCCCTGGCCGCATGGTGGCCGTCCGTTTCTCCTGGTGCGGAGGAAGGCGCGCAACCCGCGGCAACCATGGACATGCCTCTCCAGCAACTCGTCGACGCCCATCCGGGGGAGATGCTCTTCATTCCCGCCGGCATCTACGCCATCTCCGAGACCCTCCGGATTCACGCGGGCGGCACCGGCCTCTGGGGCCCGGGAACCATCGTCCAAACCGATGACGACCAGGATATCATCTCGATTGACGATGTCTCGGGCGTCCGTATCGAAGGCCTCACTCTGACCCGGTCCGAAGGAAATCGGGAGGTCCTGCGCCATGGCCTGGTCGCGCGCCGTTGCCGCAACATCGAGTTCCGAAACGTCCGCCTCCTCGACAACCACAGCACCTCGGGCACCATCTGCCTCGAAAACTGCCAGGACGCCGTAGTCAGCGGGTGCACTGTCCGCAACTATAAACGCATCGGCATCGACGACCGCACCGCCAACGAACTCTACGGTTACGCATTCCGCGTCATCGACGGCACCGGCATCCTCGTGACCGCCGGACAAAACATCTCGATAGACAGCAACCGCGTCATCGAAGACCGGCTCTTTCCCACTGCCGAAACGAAGGAAGCACACAAACTGGGCTTTCTCACCGAGGGTAGGCAGCCGACGAAAAAGGGCCGCCTCGCCCCGCCCGGCGACTATGCAAACAACTGGCACCAGGGCAGCGCCATAGTCGTCACCTCGCCCGAACAAACAAGTCACATCATCGTATCAAACAACCAGATTCAAAATGCCGCACAGGGCATCAACCTTCACGCCGACCATGTAACCTGCACGGGCAACGACATCGATCACGCCTTCATCGGCATCAAGTGCATGCACGGCTCGCGAAACGTCATCATCGCCAACAACAACATCTCGCACATGGACCTCTGGGGCCTCATCATGATGCCCGGCACCTCCTCGCACCCCGCCGAACCCGCCACAGACACCCAACCTGCCCGCGGCGCCAACTTTACCCGAGGAAACATCATCGCCAACAACATCTTTTCCGATTTCGGCTTCGGTTACGAGCATTTCAATTGGAAAGACTCGGTCAGCGGCGTCATCAGCCTCGAATCCGGACAACTCCCCGAAAATCCCGTCATGACCGACGTCATCATCCAAGGGAATATCGTCTACGACACCAGCAAGGAAGGGGAGATTCGCGACGGCGAACGCCTCCAGGAGCCGCCCCGCTACGAATACGCCGTCTTCATCTCGGATAACCCCAGACCCGAGCGCCTGACCTTCATCGGCAACATCTTCCAGCCCGGGTCCCGGGGCGTATCCAACATCCCCCTCGAAGAATTCGGCGAGTAA
- a CDS encoding ATP-binding protein produces the protein MKRAAKCIRENIDAIIEGTLQQVDADACEKELRALLAAVTAALAGAKMPPDLALRAMVEQDDAFVRILCALQAAIIEVLRPALSEAKQRETVLSLRDIFLTITPGLPLMAPCHALRALLEEGPGEESGPKGAQLWKLFEGVLTNTNDMVYAHDVNGVLFFINESGLEMLKYTRGQLHEGLSIYQFVVPDYVDLVEARLESPGAAIRSPYSIEVYARDGSRVPLEIDTHPLFGDEGDVIAVIGVARNLVLERRLQETISRANMNLENLFESLPIGVLLANADGCITNANQTAARLLGARDANTLISDSVFGLWGGEDSAVAAGLREALEKGLELRERFIGKTGHGTPVKCDVLAQPMGHDPEAHGHLILIIDVSEQLELQRSLLQSEKLYTLGELVAGVAHELNNPLTGIIGYAELLMRRELEPEMRDRLDQIAEEAERCRRIVENLLSFGSHHEALKELHDINQLLADTLQLREYQLRISGISIEPDYDDAIPPLRVDVNEMRRVFFYLINNAHQALETVKGRPRKLRISTGTEHDRAYIRIEDNGPGIPPEIQPKIFDPFFTTRKFGEATGLGLSVSYGIVKEHGGDIDMVSEPGKGATFTVTLPLPEDDGQDG, from the coding sequence ATGAAACGAGCCGCCAAGTGCATCCGTGAGAATATCGACGCCATCATTGAAGGCACGCTGCAACAGGTGGATGCGGACGCCTGCGAAAAGGAACTCCGCGCCCTCCTGGCAGCCGTTACCGCCGCTCTTGCGGGCGCTAAGATGCCGCCAGACCTAGCCTTGCGCGCCATGGTCGAGCAGGATGACGCATTTGTCCGCATTCTCTGCGCCCTTCAGGCGGCAATCATTGAAGTGCTCCGTCCCGCCCTGAGCGAGGCTAAGCAGCGCGAGACCGTCCTGAGCCTCCGCGACATCTTCCTCACTATCACCCCCGGACTGCCTCTCATGGCGCCGTGCCACGCCCTTCGCGCCCTCCTCGAGGAAGGGCCCGGCGAAGAGTCCGGACCCAAAGGCGCCCAGCTGTGGAAACTCTTCGAGGGCGTGCTCACTAACACCAACGATATGGTCTACGCCCACGATGTAAACGGCGTGCTGTTCTTCATCAACGAGTCCGGACTGGAGATGCTTAAGTACACCAGGGGCCAGCTGCACGAGGGACTCTCCATCTACCAGTTCGTCGTTCCCGATTACGTGGACTTGGTCGAGGCGCGGCTCGAATCCCCCGGCGCTGCTATCCGGTCTCCCTATTCGATTGAAGTCTACGCACGCGACGGGTCCCGCGTACCCTTGGAAATCGACACCCATCCGCTGTTCGGCGACGAGGGCGACGTAATTGCGGTCATTGGAGTGGCGCGGAACCTCGTCCTCGAACGGCGCCTGCAAGAGACCATTTCGCGGGCCAACATGAATCTCGAAAACCTTTTCGAGAGCCTTCCGATCGGGGTGCTCCTGGCCAACGCTGACGGATGCATCACGAACGCCAACCAGACCGCCGCCAGATTGCTGGGCGCCCGCGATGCCAACACCCTGATCAGCGATTCGGTCTTCGGTCTCTGGGGCGGAGAAGACTCGGCTGTCGCCGCGGGATTGCGAGAAGCCTTGGAAAAAGGCCTTGAGCTGCGCGAACGCTTTATCGGCAAGACCGGTCACGGCACACCCGTGAAGTGCGACGTGCTCGCTCAGCCCATGGGACATGACCCCGAAGCCCACGGACACCTGATCCTCATCATTGATGTCTCCGAACAACTCGAACTGCAGCGCAGCCTGCTTCAATCGGAAAAACTGTATACCCTCGGCGAACTTGTCGCCGGAGTCGCCCATGAACTGAACAATCCCCTTACAGGCATCATCGGTTACGCGGAACTCCTGATGCGGCGCGAACTCGAACCCGAGATGCGCGACCGCCTCGACCAAATCGCCGAGGAGGCCGAGCGCTGCAGGCGAATCGTCGAAAACCTCCTCTCGTTCGGCAGCCACCACGAAGCCCTTAAAGAGCTGCATGACATAAACCAGCTCCTCGCGGACACACTGCAGCTCCGCGAATACCAATTGCGCATCAGCGGCATATCCATCGAACCCGACTACGACGACGCCATTCCCCCGCTGCGGGTCGACGTCAACGAAATGCGCCGGGTTTTCTTCTACCTTATCAACAACGCCCACCAGGCCCTGGAAACCGTGAAGGGACGCCCGCGCAAACTGCGCATTTCCACGGGCACGGAACACGACAGAGCGTACATCCGCATCGAAGACAACGGTCCGGGAATCCCACCGGAAATTCAGCCGAAGATATTCGACCCATTCTTCACCACCCGCAAATTCGGCGAGGCAACGGGACTCGGGTTAAGCGTCTCTTACGGGATCGTGAAAGAACATGGGGGCGACATCGACATGGTATCTGAACCGGGCAAAGGCGCCACCTTCACCGTGACCTTACCCTTGCCGGAGGACGATGGGCAAGACGGGTAG